The Scylla paramamosain isolate STU-SP2022 unplaced genomic scaffold, ASM3559412v1 Contig2, whole genome shotgun sequence nucleotide sequence ttcccttctctactGCCCaataaggtacacacacacacacacacacacacacacacacacacacacacacacacacacacactctctgtatagtgtgtgtgtgtgtgtgtgtgtgtgtgtgtgtgtgtgtgtgtgtgtgtgtgtgtgtgtgtgtgacttcctcctcttcctcttgttcctcttcctcctcctcctcctcttcttcctaggTATTTaaatcattgtgtgtgtgtgtgtgtgtgtgtgtgtgtgtgtgtgtgtgtgtgtgtgtatagatgtgtctccctcctcctcctcctcctcctcctcctcctcctcctcttctttttcctccttttcttccttgcaatattattattattattattattattattattattattattattattattatgtcacacacacacacacacacacacacacacacacacacacacacacacacatataccttGCATGACGTGTCTTCTGGCCTCTGACATGGCTGttgcgtgggcgtgggcgcgcTGGTGGGTGAGAAGAGCCGTGGCCACGCTGTAAGGGGGCGGCTCCCTGTGGGCGTGGGCTGGCGCGGGCGTGTGGGCGTATTTGGGCGTCACACAGGTAATGACTGATGGGCGTGACAGGTGATAAGGGCGTGGGTggtagggtggaggagaagatgagTTTTGGGCGTGATTCTGCGGGCGTGTAGTGGGCGTGGGTGACCGTCGCTTGGTGGACATGTCGAGGGGTCCttcacacacctcctcctccattgggAAGGCGTGGGCGCCCAGGGTGTAGGCGTGGGAGGCGGTGTTCCCAGGGGGTGTCAAATCCACTACGTTTATTTCATCTTCGTCACTTGAAAATACAGGGCTGAAaaaacgtacatgtgtgtgttttaatacgtacatgtgtgtgtgtgtgtgtgtgtgtaggtattcCGTcagtgcgtgtgcgcgtgtgtccgtctgtctgtctgtctctctctctaggttagatcaatgtgtgtgtgtgtgtgtgtgtgtgtgtgtgtgtgtgtgtgtgtgtgtgtgtgtgtgtgtgtgttactaggtTCGTTTATGCATAACACATGCCtgcagtgtgtgcgtgtgtgtatgtgtgtgtgtgtgtgtgtgtgtgtgtgtgtgtgtgtgtgtgtgtgtgtgtgtgtgtgtgtgtgtgtgtacatgaatTACACAggtgcattgagagagagagagagagagagagagagagagagagagagagagagagagagagagagagagagagagagagagagagagagattaaatatttTTACAGATACACTAAAAtgattaacagagagagagagagagagagagagagagagagagagagagagagagagagagagagagagagaaacctgtgGTGTGCGGAAGGTGTGACTCatcaagggggagagagagagagagagagagagagagagagagagagagagagagagagagagagagagagagagagagagagagagagagagagagaacataagcgCACTAGATCTGTtatcatacctctctctctctctctctctctctctctctctctctctctctctctctctctctctctctctctctctctcgttcttgaCCTTCCCGCCTCCGTGAgtcaccaagagagagagagagagagagagagagagagagagagagagagagagagagagagagagagagagagagagagagagaaatcaatgaaaagaaaattgggTTAcggataaaaatgagagagagagagagagagagagagagagagagagagagagagagagagagagagagagagagagagaggtgtaaatGATTGCTGTGtgaacgcgtgtgtgtgtgtgtgcgtgtgtgcgtgtaagtATGTGAAcctgtgtgtgtaagtatgtgtgtgtgtgtgtgtgtgtgtgtgtgtgtgtgtgtgtgtgtgtgtgtgtgtgtgtgtgtgtaggtatttcCTGTGACGTCAActcccgtcacacacacacacacacacacacacacacacaagggaaaatggaaattgcgtgtgtgtgtgtgtgtgtgtgtgtgtgtgtgtgtgtgtgtgtgtgtgtgtgtgtgtgtgtgtgtgtgtgtgtgtgtgttaatatcaCGCTCTAATTCTTTACGTGAAgcattatgactctctctctctctctctctctctctctctctctctctctctctctctctctctctctctctcttacacaaagcagaaaattgtgtgtgtgtgtgtgtgtgtgtgtgtgtgtgtgtgtgtgtgtgtgtgtgtgtgtttcctctcgTATGAGTCAtccattatgagagagagagagagagagagagagagagagagagagagagagagagagagagagagagagagagagagagagagagagagagagagagaattacttatACTTCCtgtactcctactactactacaaccaccaccaccaccactactaccattactatgactacaacaatattactactactactactactaccactaccacaacaacaacaacattaccaccaccaccaccactaccactactgccattactatcacaacaacaacattactactactactactactactactactactactactactagaactaccTGCTGGGGGCGTGGGCGGGGAGCAGCAGCTGTGGGTGGCGTGTGAGGTTCATCCGCTCCCTGGTTCTCTGTTCCCTCTGTGTTCTACTGGGCAGTTCCTTGCGTCCGCCCTCTgcttctgtgagagagagagagagagagagagagagagagagagagagagagagagagagagagagagagagagagagagaggtacatttaattttttgacaataataattacaaattCTTAaccttgaatttttttttatcttttagtatcacaaacataaaaaaaaacaggtgataaataaataaataaataaataaataaataaataaataaataaataaataaaagatacggTTTGTTTACTTGGCAACACTGCAAGTAcactacattgcaaaggctgtagttgaagtgacgcgggttttcaagggtgtttttaaggttccagtgacagattaacaatatttctacactcaaaaggctgtagttgaagtgacgcgggttttcaagggtgtttttaaggttccagtgacagattaacaatatttctacactcaaaaggctgtagttgaagtgacgcgggttttcaagggtgtttttaaggttccagtgacagattaacaatgtttctacactcaaaaggctgtagttgaagtgacacgtgttttcaagggtgtttttacggttccagtgacagattaacaagatttctacactcaaaaggctgtagttgaagtgacacgggttttcaagggtgtttttaaggttccagtgacagattaacaatgtttctacactcaaaaggctgtagttgaagtgacgcgggttttcaagggtgtttttacggttccagcgacagattaacaatatttctacactcaaaaggctgtagttgaagtgacacgggttttcaaggatgtttttaaggttccagtgacaaattaacaagatttctacactcaaaaggctgtagttgaagtgacacgggttttcaagggtgtttttaaggttccagtgacagattaacaagatttctacactcaaaaggctgtagttgaagtgacgcgggttttcaaaggtgtttttacggttccagtgacagattaacaatatttctacactcaaaaggctgtagttgaagtgacgcgggttttcaagggtgtttttaaggttccagtgacagattaacaacatttctacactcaaaaggctgtagttgaagtgacgcgggttttcaagggtgtttttaaggttccagtgacagattaacaatatttctacactcaaaaggctgtagttgaagtgacacgagttttcaagggtgtttttacggttccagtgacagattaacaatatttccacactcaaaaggctgtagttgaagtgacgcgggttttcaagggtgtttttacggttccagtgacagattaacaacatttctacactcaaaaggctgtagttgaagtgacgcgggttttcaagggtgtttttaaggttccagtgacagattaacaatatttctacactcaaaaggctgtagttgaagtgacgcgggttttcaagggtgtttttaaggttccagtgacagattaacaatatttctacactcaaaaggctgtagttgaagtgacgcgggttttcaagggtgtttttacggttccagtgacagattaacaatatttctacactcaaaaggctgtagttgaagtgacgcgggttttcaagggtgtttttaaggttccagtgacagattaacaatatttctacactcaaaaggctgtagttgaagtgacgcgggttttcaagggtgtttttaaggttccagtgacagattaacgacatttctacactcaaaaggctgtagttgaagtgacacgggttttcaagggtgtttttaaggttccagtgacagattaacaatatttctacactcaaaaggctgtagttgaagtgacacgggttttcaagggtgtttttacggttccagtgacagattaacaacatttctacactcaaaaggctgtagttgaagtgacgcgggttttcaagggtgtttttacggttccagtgacagactaacaacaTACTCGTATCTACATGactaataggagaaacactcttgagaacccggccagtcatctatgtggccttgcAAAACAGTCAAGGGAACTTTGTGAATACTTAaagaagtagtaatagaaggaggaggaggaggaggaggaggaggaggaggaggaggaggaggaggaggaggaggaggaggagggaaggaagaaaggaagaagaataagagaggaggaggagaagaagagaagatctGATAGGGGCTGGCATAGGCTAGGCTAGGCTGAAATAAGCTGGAATAGGCTGGGAATAGGCTGAGATAGGCTGGAATAGACTGGAATAGGCTGAGATAGGCTGGAATAGACTGGAATAGGCTGAGATAGGCTGGAATAGGCTGGGAATAGGCTGGAAAAGGCTGGAATAATCTGGGAATAAGCTGAAATAAGCTGGAATAGGCTGGGAATAGGCTGAAATAAGCTGAAATAGGCTGGAAAAAGCTGAAATAAGCTGAAATAGGCTGAGATAGGCTGGAATAGGCTGAGATAGGCTGGAATAGGCTGGGATAGGCTGAGATAGGCTGGGAAAAGCTGAAATAAGCTGGAATAGGCTGAGATAGGCTGAAATAGGCTGGAATAGTCTGAGAATAGGCTGAAATAGCTGAAATAGTCTGGAATAGGCTGGGAATAGGCTGAGATAGGCTGGAATAGGCTGGAAAAGGCTGGAATAGGCTGGGAAAAGCTGAAATAAGCTGGAATAGGCTGGGATAGGCTGGAATAGGCTGGAATAGTCTGAGATAGGCTGAAATAAGCTGGAATTGGCTGGGAATAGGCTGGAATAGGCTGGGAATAGGCTGAGAAAAGCGGAAATAAGCTGGAATAGGCTGGGATAGGCTGGAATAGGCTGGAATAGGCTGGAAAAGGCTGGGATAGGCTGAGATAGGCTGAAATAGTCTGGGATAGGCTGAGATAGGCTGGGAATAGGCTGGGAAAAGCGGAAATAAGCTGAAATAAACTGAAATAGGCTGGGATAAACTGGAATAGGCTGGAATAGGCTGGGGATAGGCTGGGATAGGCTGGAATAGGCTGGAATAGGCTGGATTAAAAATAGGCTGTGTGAATAAGGAGATTTTAAACATTAGACCGGTGTAAACAAGACCAGGTGgacaaacactactactactactactactactattactactactactactactactattactactattaactGACCTTCCATATACCAAGGTTGCCACATCTTctgagttctctctctctctctcattacaactGGCATAGTAAAGTTTCTCATAATTAGAGCtgtctttaatattttctttaatttttatgtgtctttctttctttctctctctctttctttttcttgtttgttcgtTATTTTGTTCGTTCGTGTTctgtctttaattttctttatttcaatttaattctctacacacacacacacacacacacacacaccaaaaatacaGTCACGGACctatcacacgcacacacacgcacacatgtacACCTGTTTCCGTGTACACCTCTAATTaaaacgtacacacacgcacacacacagagacacacgcATGTACGTAATGTTTCGTGTACGTGGAGGCTTCTGGATGCGCACACGGGCTGGGAGAGACGTACATAAGCTGTGTGTACGTGAAAAGTGTACTGGAGGAGGTattgggaggggaggaagagcgcGCACCCTCTCCCTCTGACGTCTAGGCGGTAACTGATGTAAAACTGCGCTgctcagagaaagagagagagagagagagagagagagagagagagagagagagagagagagagccgctcccagtcacacacacacacacacacacacacacacacacacacacacacatcaatgaaGTTTAAagggccatgtgtgtgtgtgtgtgtgtgtgtgtgtgtgtgtgtgtgtgtgattcagacacacacacacacacacacacacacacacacacacacacacatgcaaacacacaaacaaacacacacaaactctttcattagtgtgtgtgtgtgtgtgtgtgtgtgtgtgtgtgtgtgtgtgtgtgcttacctgtcccacacacacacacacacacacacacacacacacacacacacacaaacacgcattAATACAAAGCGTGCAGGAATCCTGGCTTTTGATTGGCTAAGAGGATGTAAACAGACTGATACGGACCAATCACCGGGCTAGCctctcacagagagagagagagagagagagagagagagagagagagagagggtggaggtaTGCAAGGAATGTCCCGTccgtttgtgagagagagagagagagagagagagagagagagagagagagagagagagagagagagagagagaatgtgagaggtATTTAAAAACCGTcagacatttctctctctctctctctctctctctctctctctctctctctctctctctctctctctctctctctctctctctctctctctctctcgtagtagtagtagtagtagtagtagcagcagcagtagtagtagtagtagtagtagtagtagtagaagtagtagtagtagtagtagtagtagtcatacaatctctctctctctctctctctctctctctctctctctctctctctctctctctctctctctctctctctcgtagtagtagtagtagtagtagtagtagtagtagcagtagtagtagtagtagtagtagtagtagtagtagtagtagtagtcatacaatctttttttttctctctctctctctctctctctctctctctccacacacacccacccatcacCCACTAACCCCCCCCGCTCCCCCATCCACCTACAAGTCTGTTAGTCACCCATTCACTCCAcccatccacttatccactctctctctctctctctctctctctctctctctctctctctctctctctctcctccgcttcctttatctatctctctttcggGGAAGTTAAGGGAATTTTAAGGTAGATATTTGGGTTTCTTAaaattttctaatattttttaagGTCAAGCAGTGTaaaaaacatcaagaaataatgtttttgtatttatttatttatttttgtttttgcgaTTCTGttttgaaataatgtaaattttTCTCGGCTTTGGGAAGTTCAACGAGATTTTAAGTTATatatttgagtttattttcttgttttgtttatttttcagtgcctaataatgtaaaaattattagaaatttatttattttttgttttattttcttgcgaTTCCGTCATGAATGAATATAAAGCTATCTCTGTTTTGGGGAAGAAAGGGGTATTCTAAGCTAAATATTTGGGGTTTTAGACTTATTAAAAGTATATTTCTTAAAGGTATAATAAcctaaaaacatttaaagatTTGTATTTCTTATATTAAGGGATGTTCatgttaaaatatgaaaaaaaactaaaataaaatcacTTCATTGCATAAAACGccctaaaaagcaacgaaatagatttttctatatatataaaaagaaaaaaaatcaaaaccccCAGAAAACAGCCTAacagaagtagagagagagagagagagagagagggagagataagagatgtcgacaaaatgccaaaactcaaaaataaaacaataaaacccaacaaaaacactcgaaaactataaagtaaaatttttcctttcataataACTCAGAAAATTATCACAAATCtcgaaaaaaatacatgatagGAAGAAATGTGGATATATCGCTGGGTGTGGCGGCAGACGTTGGTCCAGGCGGAGGTACTACGCCCAGCTGGTAGGgaatttccttcatttattacaCTATTTACCTCCCCACACTCTAATTACTCCCCCACAATGCACCTGCGATTAATTAGCAAGGCCTAGGGAGTGCGTGGAGGCCTGGGTGAGCTGGAATAGGCGGTAAGTAGGCCTAGAACTTGGAAGTGGCGAGGCAaaatggctgaaaaaaaaatagtggcgTTTATCTTAATAATATTTGTGGATTTTTCGGCCAAATTTCGGTTCTACTTTCACGCTCTCGGTTTCAAAATGCCGAGAATTATCCGTATTTTGAATTTTGCTCCTtgaatttttcgttttctttgcgaTTTGAGTAAATGTTTGTAATGTTTtcgctaaattttttttttcatttattttctggtTATTTCGTAAAAATTTTTCAGTtattgagggaagaagaggaggaggaggaggaggaggaggaggaggaggtataaaagaagaagaagaagaagaagaaaaggaggaggaggaggaggagaagggagttataatcagagagagagagagagagagattttgaagAGAGGAagtcctgtctctctctctctctctctctctctctctctctctctctctctctctctctctctctctctctctctctcaaagcagtATCACATTAaataactaataatacacgtaatTTAAATGGCCTTGCTAATATTACTAATATTAACATCATTAATATTCAAAACACCATTtaattcacaaaaaaaacaagaaaaatatgatgaaaaaatatcCCCAGTAAGCCACAAACCATTTAACTAACCCTTTATTAACCTACGAGGGCCAAAACGGCGTACagtcacttaacctaaccaaaaaaaGTCTTCATCAACGAGCTCAGCCCCAGTCACAGGCAAAATCGAGTGGCAGAAGTGTTGAATCCGTTGAAGTGTGCAAATATTTAATAATTCGCTTAATGGGTGCTTAATATTCCCCATCACCCATTCCTTTGCCCATCACCCATTCCTTGCCCACAGCTCACCCATCCCTTGACACaactatcactacctcccctgCCACACCCATCACCCCCCGGCCACACCCCTCACCCACCCCCAGGCACCCATATATTCCCCATCACTGAATTCCCCCATACCTTCGTCACCTTCACATAATTACCTTGTATAACTTCATTAATAATTATTTAACCTTTGTTGACCCCTGTTGACCTTTATTGACCTTTTGCATatctttttttaagtttcctGTTTAGCCTTTTGTTGTGAGAGGGGCTGTGTGGGGTCACCAGGGGCTGTGTGGGGTCACCAGGGGCTGTGTGGGGTCACCAGGGGCTGTGTGGGGTCACCAGGGGCTGTGTGGGGTCACCAGGGGCTGTGTGGGGTCACCAGGGGCTGTGGGGGTCACCAGGTTGTGCTGAAACTCTGTTGCTTGATCCAGGTCACAGCGGGGTCAGGTCGTGTCAAGCTGAGAGGTGACCTTTGTTGGGTCATAGGTCATTTATGAATTGATGGAGAaaatgtttaatattttccctctctctctcctacaggtGGCTGGGTtgacgcgtacacacacacacgcgcgcacacagcCCTCAGCCAACCATGCAGACCAttaagtgtgtggtggtgggtgacggGGCAGTGGGAAAAACGTGTCTGCTCATATCATACACCACCAACAAGTTTCCATCAGAATACGTGCCCACGGTATGTGCGTTCATGTGCGTTTTTCATTTCCCGTGTACGTGTGCGTTTTAGCATGTGCGCGTGGGGGTGATTTGGGTTCCTGGcggtgtgtttggtgtgtgtgcgtgtttttttcCGGTTCTTGcggtgtgtgcgtctgtgtgcgtTTTGGATTTccgggtgtttgtgtgttttagtgtgtgcgtatgggggtgttttgggttcCTTGgggtgtttttagtgtgtgtgtgtgtgtgtgtgtgtgtgtgtgttttatttgttgttgttgttgttgttgttgttgttgttgttgttgttgttgttgttgttgttgttgttgttaatataaCTTATCTTCCCACAGGTTCTACTTttataactattactattacaattattattattattattattattattattattattattattattattattattattattactattattattattattattactattattactgttattacaattattactagttatattcctctttttatttaatttatcctattttcttatcatttattaagtttatttatttatttatttgtttgttcgtttgtttgtttgtttggctttaatttgtttatttatttatttatttatttatttatttatttatttatttgtgtatgtgtgtgtttgtacttaCATTCCCccttgtgtgcgtgtatgtgcgcaAACAGCCACCATTACCACTCATGTGCGCGTATGTGCGTTTTTTCAGGTATTCGACAACTATGCTGTGACTGTCATGATTGGTGGAGAGCCGTACACACTGGGACTCTTCGACACTGCaggtgtgtgcgcgcgtgtgtgtgtgtgtgtgtgtgtgtgtgtgtgtgtgtgtgtttgtgtgtgcagggagagagggagtgatggagtggtggtggtggtactgaggtgtgtgtgtgtgtgtgtgtgagagagagagagagagagagagagagagagagagagagagagagagagagagagagagaatacctcaTCTTTACAAGAAATACTggacttaaagagagagagagagagagagagagagagagagagagagagagagagagagagagagagagagagattaaatagagagagagagagagagagagctaacctaacctaacctaacctaacctaacctaacctaacctaacctgacccaacccaacctaacctaacctaacctaacctaacctaacctaacctaaccaaaccaaacctttacctaacctaacctaacctgacccaacctaacgcGACCTCACATCGTTTCAGGTCAGGAGGATTACGACCGCCTGCGACCCCTCAGCTACCCACAGACAGACGTGTTTCTGGTCTGTTTCTCTGTTGTCTCACCATCTTCCTTCGAGAACGTCAAAGAGAaggt carries:
- the LOC135096121 gene encoding cdc42 homolog, producing MQTIKCVVVGDGAVGKTCLLISYTTNKFPSEYVPTVFDNYAVTVMIGGEPYTLGLFDTAGQEDYDRLRPLSYPQTDVFLVCFSVVSPSSFENVKEKWVPEITHHCQKTPFLLVGTQIDLRDDAATVEKLAKNKQKPITSEQGEKLHRELKAVKYVECSALTQKGLKNVFDEAILAALEPPEPPKPKRCSLL